CTACGGAACCGTCTTCCTGGAGAGCCTGCCTCCCTACCGCCGCACCACCGAGTTCGCCGACGTCGAAGCCTTCTTCCAGCAACCGGCCAAGTGAAACGGAAAGTAGGCCAGCGTTTCGGGACAGGCCCTGCGGCTCACGCTACAATGTCCAGGCTGAATGCGGACCGCTGAAGGCTGGTGTTCATGTTCCAGGTGACCGTGGAAGAATCCTTCGCCGCAGGCCACTACCTGCGCAATTACCGGGGCAAGTGCGAGAAGCCGCACGGACACAACTATCGTGTGCGCATCACGCTGGAAGGCAAAGACCTGGACCAGGCCGGCCTCCTGCTGGACTTCAAGGACCTCAAGGACGTCCTCAAGAACACCATCGAGCGTCTTGACCACCAGATGATGAACGACCTCGAGCCCTTCAAGACCGTGAATCCCTCCGCCGAGAACCTGGCCAAGTACTTCTACGAATGCGCCCGCACCCGCCTGAGCATGGCTACCGACAACCGCATCCGCGTGAAGGAAGTCACCGTGTGGGAGACGGATTCCACCACCGCCACGTACTTCGAGTAAGTTAGTAGCCAGTACCTGGTACCCGGTACTCCTAGTGCAGATCACCGAAATCTACGCTTCGTTGCAGGGCGAGTCCTCATACACCGGGCTGCCGTGCATCTTCGTGCGCCTCACAGGTTGCAACCTGCGCTGCACCTGGTGCGACAGTGAGTACACCTTCAGCGGCGGCCACAAGATGACCGTCGAGGAAGTCGAAGCCGAGGTCCACCGGCTGGCGCCCATCAAGCTGGTGGAGATCACCGGCGGCGAGCCCATGCTGCAGGAGAGGGAAGTCTTGGAGCTCGTCGGTCGCCTGCTGCCTTCCGGCTACGCCGTCCTGCTGGAGACCAGCGGAGAGCGCCCCTTGGCCGCTGTTCCGAAGGAAGTGGTGAAGGTGGTGGACGTCAAGTGCCCGCACTCCGGCGAGCCGGACACTTTCCGGCTGGAGAACCTGGGCACGCTCACGCCGCGTGACGAGGTGAAATTCGTCCTCGCCGACCGCGCCGACTACGAGTTTGCCCGCGACTTCACCCGCCGCCACGACCTCGGTTCGCGGGCCGGCGCCCTCATTTTCTCTCCCGCCTTCCGCAAGGACGCCGCCGGTCCGCGTGACGTTTCGCACTGCCTGCTCGACCCGCGCCAGCTCGCCGAGTGGATATTGGCCGATGGTCTCCCCGTGCGCCTGGGTCTGCAGGTCCACAAGTTCATCTGGCCGCCGGAAACCAAGGGCGTCTAGGGCGGTAACGTTACTTCGCAACCCGCCGCCTGTACTAGAATCAGGGCAGCAAATCGCCTGCAGAACTCATCCAATAGGCAGATGGCAAAGCCCGTCGAGTCACGCCCCGGCGCCGTGGTCCTCCTCAGCGGCGGCATGGATTCCTGCGTCTGCGCCGCGCTGGCGGCCCGCGACTTTGACGCCTCGGCACTGCACGTAAGCTACGGCCAGCGCACCGAGGAGCGCGAGCGCCGGGCCTTCGAGGGCATCTGCGACCACCT
This DNA window, taken from Terriglobales bacterium, encodes the following:
- a CDS encoding radical SAM protein, which translates into the protein MQITEIYASLQGESSYTGLPCIFVRLTGCNLRCTWCDSEYTFSGGHKMTVEEVEAEVHRLAPIKLVEITGGEPMLQEREVLELVGRLLPSGYAVLLETSGERPLAAVPKEVVKVVDVKCPHSGEPDTFRLENLGTLTPRDEVKFVLADRADYEFARDFTRRHDLGSRAGALIFSPAFRKDAAGPRDVSHCLLDPRQLAEWILADGLPVRLGLQVHKFIWPPETKGV
- the queD gene encoding 6-carboxytetrahydropterin synthase QueD, whose translation is MFQVTVEESFAAGHYLRNYRGKCEKPHGHNYRVRITLEGKDLDQAGLLLDFKDLKDVLKNTIERLDHQMMNDLEPFKTVNPSAENLAKYFYECARTRLSMATDNRIRVKEVTVWETDSTTATYFE